From the genome of Methanobrevibacter smithii ATCC 35061, one region includes:
- a CDS encoding SufB/SufD family protein has translation MLNVRNVLNDAERAKDKKAPIGVDVTIENFSDEIIDGIDLLDDLDDVSKKTKNTLLKVGVDTEEKGRSGSFLQVDQSNIFTNNSMSNSVEVMNIGVALDKYHWVKDYMWNVVKPDADKYTAKTALREEKDGIKSGYFVRSLPGTKEVFPVQACMFISDEDIMQTAHNVIIAEENSELHLITGCATGEDVSSAMHVGVSELYVKPGAKITFTMVHNWAEQVEVRPRTGIKVEENGTYLNNYILTSPVNTLQSYPTAYCDGANSRAIFQSIQGGKKDSIIDVGSRAYLNAPGSRGEIISRAVSQDESQIFARGHLAGTVPEVKGHLECHGLVLSDDSMIYAVPELEASSANLEMSHEAAVGKIDEDEINYLTSRGITEEEAASMIVRGFLSMDITGLPDELAAETQKMIDMSVNGM, from the coding sequence GTGTTGAATGTGCGCAATGTATTAAATGATGCCGAAAGAGCTAAAGATAAAAAAGCTCCAATTGGTGTAGATGTTACAATTGAAAATTTTTCAGATGAAATTATAGATGGAATTGATCTTTTAGATGATTTAGATGATGTATCTAAAAAAACTAAAAACACTCTTTTGAAAGTTGGTGTGGATACTGAAGAAAAAGGAAGGTCAGGTTCATTTTTACAAGTTGATCAGTCCAATATATTTACAAATAATTCAATGTCCAATTCAGTTGAAGTTATGAATATTGGTGTTGCTCTGGATAAATATCACTGGGTTAAAGATTACATGTGGAATGTTGTAAAACCTGATGCAGATAAATATACTGCTAAAACCGCTTTACGTGAAGAAAAAGATGGAATTAAAAGTGGATATTTTGTAAGGTCCTTACCTGGAACTAAGGAAGTTTTCCCTGTACAAGCATGTATGTTTATCAGTGATGAGGATATTATGCAAACTGCACATAATGTTATCATTGCTGAAGAAAACTCTGAATTACATTTGATTACAGGCTGTGCAACTGGTGAAGATGTTTCATCTGCAATGCATGTCGGAGTATCTGAATTGTATGTAAAACCAGGTGCTAAAATAACTTTCACTATGGTTCATAACTGGGCAGAGCAGGTTGAAGTACGTCCAAGAACAGGAATTAAAGTTGAAGAAAACGGTACCTATTTAAATAATTATATTTTAACCAGTCCTGTTAATACTCTACAGTCCTATCCTACTGCTTATTGTGACGGTGCAAATTCAAGAGCTATTTTCCAAAGTATTCAAGGAGGTAAAAAAGATTCTATTATTGATGTAGGATCAAGAGCTTACCTTAATGCTCCTGGTTCAAGAGGAGAAATTATTTCCCGTGCAGTATCTCAGGATGAATCTCAAATATTTGCTAGAGGACATTTGGCCGGAACTGTTCCTGAAGTTAAAGGTCATCTGGAATGTCATGGATTAGTATTGTCTGATGATAGTATGATTTATGCTGTTCCTGAACTTGAGGCAAGTTCTGCAAATCTTGAAATGTCTCACGAAGCAGCAGTTGGAAAAATCGATGAAGACGAAATCAATTATTTAACTTCAAGAGGAATAACTGAAGAAGAAGCAGCATCCATGATTGTAAGAGGTTTCTTAAGTATGGATATTACTGGACTTCCTGATGAATTAGCTGCTGAAACTCAAAAAATGATTGATATGAGCGTAAATGGGATGTAA
- a CDS encoding ABC transporter ATP-binding protein: MLLEIENLAVEVAGKRVLKDINLSIDEGETHVLLGPNGAGKSTLFLTILGFPQYNVVNGSIKFKGEDITNLTTAERVQLGIGVSFQSPPSIRGVSVRDLLKIESHQEINEPLNARMLELAQKLKFNDEFLDRDVNFGFSGGEIKRSEILQLLAQMPDFTMFDEPDSGVDIENVELIAGEIGTLLDKDIKHDSRKRSGLLITHLGYILNFVSADKAHVLMDGKIACSGNPAEIIEDIRKEGFNGCVECAQCIK; the protein is encoded by the coding sequence ATGTTACTTGAAATTGAAAATTTGGCTGTGGAAGTGGCCGGTAAAAGAGTTCTGAAAGATATTAATCTTTCAATTGATGAGGGGGAGACTCATGTTCTTTTAGGTCCGAATGGTGCCGGTAAAAGTACATTGTTTTTAACAATTCTTGGTTTTCCACAATATAATGTAGTTAATGGATCAATTAAATTTAAAGGTGAAGATATTACTAATTTAACTACAGCTGAACGTGTCCAATTAGGAATTGGAGTAAGCTTCCAATCTCCACCGTCTATTCGTGGAGTATCAGTTCGTGATTTACTTAAAATAGAATCCCATCAAGAAATTAATGAACCGTTAAATGCCAGAATGTTGGAATTGGCTCAAAAACTTAAATTCAATGATGAATTTTTAGACAGGGATGTTAATTTCGGATTTTCCGGAGGAGAAATTAAACGTTCTGAAATTTTACAATTACTCGCTCAAATGCCTGATTTCACCATGTTTGATGAACCGGATTCTGGTGTGGATATTGAAAATGTGGAATTAATAGCTGGTGAAATTGGTACTTTACTTGATAAGGATATAAAGCATGATTCCAGAAAAAGAAGCGGTCTTTTGATTACTCATTTAGGTTATATTTTGAACTTTGTAAGTGCGGATAAAGCTCATGTTTTAATGGATGGTAAAATAGCTTGTTCAGGTAATCCTGCTGAGATTATTGAGGATATTAGGAAAGAAGGATTTAACGGATGTGTTGAATGTGCGCAATGTATTAAATGA
- a CDS encoding PRC-barrel domain-containing protein: MENKQIPKREEKLWSEIKNYQVATNNARILGVLDELIINEKTGKIVDIAIRVESGRNIHVKGAKRNGDILLVPFAKVEKVGEFIIVTE; the protein is encoded by the coding sequence ATGGAAAACAAACAAATTCCTAAAAGAGAAGAAAAGTTATGGAGCGAAATTAAGAATTATCAGGTAGCTACCAACAATGCTCGTATTCTTGGTGTCTTGGATGAATTAATTATCAACGAAAAAACTGGAAAAATTGTTGATATTGCTATTAGGGTGGAAAGCGGTCGTAATATTCATGTTAAAGGTGCTAAAAGAAATGGAGATATATTATTAGTTCCTTTTGCTAAAGTAGAAAAAGTCGGTGAATTCATTATTGTAACTGAATAA